Proteins found in one Pieris napi chromosome 11, ilPieNapi1.2, whole genome shotgun sequence genomic segment:
- the LOC125054019 gene encoding uncharacterized protein LOC125054019, translating to MIMTDRKRSPNWQMPEKMLLVDLITDHFKIVENKRTDAVTMKEKNAEWIKISNEFNSQTSFSHRTAENLKAQWESLKKFTKKESAAARQYMIQTGGGPAKPKSDDPLFTRILGLISTVAVGLENPYDCDNFILKENETLATVKIPDVSGIFVPNTTVTKSTPLDLDIDAANFTCDNDKSQGDCAADWGDYTPKMLKSQKSAPLRAQSVQPVVQPAKSTPLALDMDIDDCALISVEDAGNTPLTQKKNWSSRRRPTLPVSSTLEELHKIKIKAVQMQMNFAAEEREEGKKIFEVEIKIKNEILKREKIKTRNLFAQMKHRRIIRKPT from the exons ATGATAATGACCGATAGAAAAAGAAGTCCTAACTGGCAAATGCCAGAGAAGATGTTACTGGTAGATCTGATAACTGACCATTTTAAGATAGTGGAAAACAAGCGTACCGACGCAGTAAccatgaaagaaaaaaatgctGAGTGGATTAAAATATCCAATGAATTCAATTCGCAAACCAGTTTCAGCCACAGAACCGCGGAAAATTTAAAGGCACAATGGGAaagcttaaaaaaattcacCAAAAAAGAATCTGCTGCTGCAAGGCAGTACATGATTCAAACAG gTGGGGGACCTGCAAAGCCTAAATCTGACGACCCGTTATTTACCCGGATCTTGGGTCTTATTTCAACAGTTGCTGTTGGACTCGAAAATCCATATGATtgcgataattttatattaaaagaaaatgaaacattGGCTACAGTTAAAATTCCAGATGTATCAGGCATATTTGTGCCGAACACCACTGTGACCAAGTCAACGCCTCTTGACTTGGATATTGATGCTGCAAATTTTACCTGCGATAATGATAAATCACAAGGTGACTGTGCTGCTGATTGGGGAGACTACACCCCAAAGATGCTGAAATCTCAGAAATCTGCTCCGCTGCGTGCACAGTCAGTTCAGCCTGTGGTTCAGCCAGCTAAATCTACGCCTCTTGCCTTGGATATGGATATTGATGACTGTGCTTTAATATCTGTAGAGGATGCTGGAAATACCCCTCTCACTCAAAAGAAAAATTGGAGCAGCAGACGCAGACCTACTTTACCGGTTTCTTCAACTTTAGAAgagttacataaaattaaaataaaagctgtACAAATGCAAATGAATTTTGCTGCTGAGGAGAGAGAggaaggaaaaaaaatatttgaagttgaaataaaaattaaaaatgaaatattaaaacggGAGAAAATCAAAACACGAAATCTTTTTGCACAAATGAAACATCGAAGAATAATTAGAAAACCAACCTAA